A DNA window from Impatiens glandulifera chromosome 7, dImpGla2.1, whole genome shotgun sequence contains the following coding sequences:
- the LOC124910407 gene encoding pre-mRNA-splicing factor syf2 isoform X2: protein MASNIIVQPVCRNASNPYHKCNEYCSRVIDEAKALLEKDQQGVVSIDGGDIEKNTSDVAARQKEDLHDEIDDLEDHHDQNNESMEDKTEVDFTNLTGRKKKLFELRLKMNEARKANQNAMVAEKKRIEAPTESRGISKEKWYEDRKKKIGKLLDANGLDMKEAFMLDTQEAAEAKYKKRDKNPAPFGWDVFNQRTLYNAHKKRAQKVDIDLEEYNRNKESDPEFYREASSLQYGKAPKISEDRIEKMAKELKDRDNNRTSFSRRRKHHDEKDVDSINDRNEHFNKKIERAFGKYTLEIKNNLERGTALPD from the exons ATGGCATCGAACATAATTGTGCAGCCAGTATGCAGAAACGCGTCGAATCCTTATCATAAATGTAATGAGTATTGTTCCAGAGTAATTGATGAAGCTAAGGCATTGTTGGAGAAGGATCAACAAG GAGTAGTTTCAATCGATGGTGGGGATATTGAGAAGAATACATCTGATGTTGCTGCCAGGCAGAAAGAAGATCTGCATGACGAAATAGATGACCTTGAAGACCATCATGATCAAAACAATGAATCCATGGAGGATAAAACAGAAGTTGACTTCACAAACCTCACTGGGAGAAAGAAGAAACTGTTCGAGTTAAGGCTAAAGATG AATGAGGCAAGAAAAGCAAATCAAAATGCTATGGTAGctgaaaagaaaagaattgAAGCTCCAACAGAATCTAGAGGCATTTCGAAAGAGAAATGGTATGAGgacagaaagaaaaaaattggcAAGCTTCTGGATGCAAATGGTCTGGATATGAAAGAAGCATTCATGTTAGATACCCAAGAAGCTGCTGAGGCGAAATACAAGAAACGGGATAAAAATCCTGCTCCGTTTGGCTGGGATG TTTTTAACCAGAGGACATTATATAATGCGCACAAGAAGCGGGCACAGAAGGTGGATATTGACCTCGAGGAATATAATAGGAATAAAGAGAGTGATCCGGAGTTCTATCGTGAAGCTTCAAGCTTACAGTATGGAAAg GCACCGAAGATTTCAGAGGATAGGATAGAAAAGATGGCGAAGGAGCTAAAGGATAGAGATAATAATCGAACTTCGTTTAGCAGAAGGAGAAAGCACCATGATGAGAAAGATGTTGACTCGATCAATGACAGGAATGAGCATTTCAATAAGAAGATTGAAAGGGCGTTTGGGAAATACACTTTGGAAATTAAGAACAATCTTGAACGAGGAACTGCTTTGCCCGACTAA
- the LOC124910407 gene encoding pre-mRNA-splicing factor syf2 isoform X1 produces the protein MASNIIVQPVCRNASNPYHKCNEYCSRVIDEAKALLEKDQQEIEKKAANRIVHPECRNASNAYHECTEYCFRVIAETKAVEVKDQQGVVSIDGGDIEKNTSDVAARQKEDLHDEIDDLEDHHDQNNESMEDKTEVDFTNLTGRKKKLFELRLKMNEARKANQNAMVAEKKRIEAPTESRGISKEKWYEDRKKKIGKLLDANGLDMKEAFMLDTQEAAEAKYKKRDKNPAPFGWDVFNQRTLYNAHKKRAQKVDIDLEEYNRNKESDPEFYREASSLQYGKAPKISEDRIEKMAKELKDRDNNRTSFSRRRKHHDEKDVDSINDRNEHFNKKIERAFGKYTLEIKNNLERGTALPD, from the exons ATGGCATCGAACATAATTGTGCAGCCAGTATGCAGAAACGCGTCGAATCCTTATCATAAATGTAATGAGTATTGTTCCAGAGTAATTGATGAAGCTAAGGCATTGTTGGAGAAGGATCAACAAG AGATTGAAAAGAAGGCTGCAAACAGAATTGTGCACCCTGAATGTAGAAACGCATCGAATGCTTATCATGAATGTACTGAGTACTGTTTTAGAGTAATTGCTGAAACTAAGGCAGTTGAGGTGAAGGATCAACAAG GAGTAGTTTCAATCGATGGTGGGGATATTGAGAAGAATACATCTGATGTTGCTGCCAGGCAGAAAGAAGATCTGCATGACGAAATAGATGACCTTGAAGACCATCATGATCAAAACAATGAATCCATGGAGGATAAAACAGAAGTTGACTTCACAAACCTCACTGGGAGAAAGAAGAAACTGTTCGAGTTAAGGCTAAAGATG AATGAGGCAAGAAAAGCAAATCAAAATGCTATGGTAGctgaaaagaaaagaattgAAGCTCCAACAGAATCTAGAGGCATTTCGAAAGAGAAATGGTATGAGgacagaaagaaaaaaattggcAAGCTTCTGGATGCAAATGGTCTGGATATGAAAGAAGCATTCATGTTAGATACCCAAGAAGCTGCTGAGGCGAAATACAAGAAACGGGATAAAAATCCTGCTCCGTTTGGCTGGGATG TTTTTAACCAGAGGACATTATATAATGCGCACAAGAAGCGGGCACAGAAGGTGGATATTGACCTCGAGGAATATAATAGGAATAAAGAGAGTGATCCGGAGTTCTATCGTGAAGCTTCAAGCTTACAGTATGGAAAg GCACCGAAGATTTCAGAGGATAGGATAGAAAAGATGGCGAAGGAGCTAAAGGATAGAGATAATAATCGAACTTCGTTTAGCAGAAGGAGAAAGCACCATGATGAGAAAGATGTTGACTCGATCAATGACAGGAATGAGCATTTCAATAAGAAGATTGAAAGGGCGTTTGGGAAATACACTTTGGAAATTAAGAACAATCTTGAACGAGGAACTGCTTTGCCCGACTAA
- the LOC124944956 gene encoding uncharacterized protein LOC124944956 encodes MFTPLNLGNSTFVSLVGGTYGLSIGAPIREVYASSSERSPLSLVVKTDDGEVIDCVDIYKQPAFDHPLINDLQMSPTSYPNGMKEESRSDIKLFQDWQKYGECSEGTIPITRITSPSNHTKYPSPFINQDQSSLIRRSPTNGHEYAMISDEGTNYYGASAWLNVWSPNVEYGELSAGKMKLISATLTDFYNSYNSIEVGWMVYPSRYNNSTKPKFYGYWTSDGDQRTGCYDLDCNGFVQTNGDVAFGATIEPVSTYNGDQYEMFFTIFKDKITGNWWLQFNGNNIGYWPNTLFKRLANNATIVNWGGEILNVRHAGHHTTTQMGSGHFSSESYRKAAYISRMKVFNSNYDRKDPGYLVKIQSNQGCYDVNIDQRIAGKGISYGGPGFSSTCS; translated from the exons ATGTTCACTCCATTAAATTTAGGAAATTCAACTTTCGTGAGTCTTGTAGGCGGAACATATGGTCTATCCATTGGTGCACCTATTCGTGAAGTCTATGCGTCATCCTCCGAACGATCACCATTATCCTTAGTCGTCAAG ACGGACGAtggagaagtgattgattgtgTTGATATTTATAAACAACCCGCATTTGATCATcctttaattaatgatttacag ATGAGCCCTACTTCTTATCCTAATGGAATGAAAGAGGAGTCGAGATCCGATATAAAATTGTTTCAAGATTGGCAAAAGTATGGAGAATGTTCAGAAGGAACAATCCCTATTACAAGAATTACAAGTCCAAGCAACCATACCAAATATCCATCGCCTTTTATAAATCAAGATCAAAGTAGTCTTATTAGAAGGTCTCCAACTAATGGTCATGAG TATGCAATGATTTCTGATGAAGGCACCAATTACTATGGAGCAAGTGCATGGCTTAATGTATGGAGCCCTAATGTTGAGTACGGCGAATTAAGTGCGGGTAAAATGAAGCTTATTTCAGCAACATTAACCGATTTTTATAACAGTTATAATAGCATTGAAGTTGGATGGATG GTTTATCCATCAAGATACAATAACAGCACAAAACCAAAATTCTACGGATATTGGACG AGTGATGGAGATCAAAGGACAGGATGTTATGATCTTGATTGTAATGGCTTTGTTCAAACAAATGGAGATGTTGCTTTTGGTGCTACAATAGAACCTGTTTCCACTTATAATGGAGATCAATATGAGATgttttttaccatttttaag GACAAAATAACAGGAAATTGGTGGCTTCAATTCAATGGGAACAATATCGGTTATTGGCCTAATACTCTCTTTAAACGCCTTGCTAACAATGCGACTATAGTAAATTGGGGAGGAGAGATTTTGAATGTTAGACATGCCGGACATCACACAACTACTCAAATGGGAAGCGGTCATTTTTCATCGGAAAGCTATAGAAAAGCAGCTTATATATCCCGAATGAAAGTATTTAATTCCAACTATGATCGAAAAGATCCGGGATACCTAGTAAAGATCCAGAGTAACCAAGGATGCTACGACGTAAACATCGATCAAAGAATAGCTGGTAAAGGGATATCTTATGGAGGTCCAGGATTTAGTTCGACATgctcttaa
- the LOC124910410 gene encoding uncharacterized protein LOC124910410 codes for MSAGRDNYPSLISDYDSEEDSFLLTLIKDSFRSLKSLYIFLLEQPSQLKFIEWPSFQSTVRTAVLTLVLVAMFIVALSSIDSALWYILALVLRKAA; via the exons ATGTCTGCTGGAAGAGATAATTATCCATCATTGATCTCTGATTATGATTCAGAAGAGGATTCATTTTTGTTAACACTGATAAAGGATTCTTTTAG GTCATTGAAATCATTATACATCTTCCTCTTAGAGCAGCCTAGCCAGCTGAAGTTCATAGAGTGGCCCAGTTTCCAGAGCACG GTTAGGACGGCTGTGCTAACCCTTGTTCTTGTAGCTATGTTTATCGTTGCACTATCCTCAATCGACTCGGCTCTATGGTATATATTGGCATTGGTTCTAAGAAAAGCGGCGTGA